In a single window of the Rhopalosiphum padi isolate XX-2018 chromosome 1, ASM2088224v1, whole genome shotgun sequence genome:
- the LOC132932165 gene encoding nucleosome assembly protein 1-like 1: MSAENDNADSSSSGSEMEQDTPLKHKSGFKGEGDDIMPSLPPVVKKRVKALKKLLVAQTDVDTKFYTELHILECKYHKEYLQYYNKRSDIVQGNYEPTEEECDFPSDDEDDVKDLSTDMEGKIKLEESKDNDAVVDGTNDKLKGIPDFWLTILKNTSLISDMIQSHDEPILSHLTDIKVYLLEEPMGFALEFHFSPNEWFTNTVLTKEYEMKCVPEKNNPLGFEGPEIFKCKGCTIQWNKGKNVTVKVVKKKQKHKVKGAVRFVNKTVQNVSFFHFFSPPTVPDDPETEVDEEIDNLLTTDFEIGHYIRERIIPRAVLYYTGEALLEENDYDEEDDEEESENDDDDDDDDEDEGTGNDPEYNPRQDKLLNKQVNPAECKQQ, from the exons atGTCAGCAGAAAATGATAACGCTGATTCTTCATCCTCTGGTTCTGAAATGGAACAAGACACTCCACTTAAACACAAATCAGGTTTTAAAGGAGAAGGAGATGATATAATGCCA tctcTTCCACCAGTAGTCAAGAAACGTGTTAAGGCCTTGAAAAAGTTACTTGTAGCACAGACTGATGTTGATACTAAATTCTACACTGAGCTTCATATTCTTGAATGTAAATACCATAAAGAGtatttgcaatattataataag cgAAGTGATATAGTTCAAGGAAACTATGAGCCTACTGAAGAAGAATGTGATTTTCCTTCAGATGATGAAGATGATGTCAAAGATCTCTCAACAGACATGGaaggaaaaataaaacttgAAGAATCAAAaga TAATGATGCTGTAGTAGACGGTACTAACGACAAATTAAAAGGCATTCCAGACTTTTGGCTTACTATTTTAAAGAATACAAGTCTCATCAGTGATATGATTCAATCCCACGATGAACCTATTCTTAGTCATTTAACAGATATTAAAGTTTATCTGTTGGAAGAACCTATG ggttttgCTTTGGAATTCCATTTTTCTCCTAATGAATGGTTTACCAATACTGTATTAACTAAGGAATACGAAATGAAATGTGTACCCGAAAAAAACAACCCATTAGGTTTTGAAGGACCTGAAATTTTCAAGTGTAAA ggTTGCACTATTCAATGGAATAAAGGAAAGAATGTGACAGTGAAAGTAgttaaaaagaaacaaaaacatAAGGTAAAGGGTGCTGTTCGCTTTGTTAACAAGACTGTACAAAATGTATCATTCTTCCATTTCTTCAGTCCTCCTACTG tgCCAGATGATCCAGAAACTGAAGTTGATGAAGAAATTGATAATTTGTTGACAACAGATTTTGAAATTGGCCATTATATCCGTGAAAGGATAATTCCTAGAGCTGTTCTGTATTATACAG GTGAGGCATTATTGGAAGAAAATGATTATGATGAAGAAGATGACGAGGAAGAGTCTGAaaatgacgatgatgatgatgatgatgatgaagatGAAGGAACTGGTAACGATCCTGAATACAATCCACGCCAAGATAAATTGTTGAATAAACAAGTCAACCCAGCTGAATGTAAACAACAGTAA
- the LOC132931849 gene encoding phosphopentomutase has translation MDTTFLPEYLELLVKNWLSWNQSQQYAAELAEILLQKNVEKIKNMFDGRLSFGTAGLRAAMSPGFKRMNDLVVVQSAQGLLYYMFSVFGDSLKTSGIIIGYDGRYNSRRFAELTSQVFLKHSVKVYLINEVCPTPFVAFGIKLYKCCGGVMVTASHNPKEDNGYKVFWKNGAQIISPVDKNIEKSIAEHLEPEDVWNTEDIYNNNLLINPLIDLQKHYNCFIDKMLFPNLDKKKTNIIFTYTPMHGVGYPYIKNVFEIAKFNPVVVVEQQKDPNPEFPTVPFPNPEEGQSALKLAIETAENNCSRIILANDPDADRLAVAEHPIGSEGWKIFTGNELGALLGWWVIHSYKKIHGITHPKLVVLSSTVSSAILKSMAKIEGIRFEETLTGFKWMGNRADQLSAEGYNVIYAFEESIGYMCSSEVLDKDGISAAVKISELAIYLEKENNTLSSALEFIYKQYGWHLSVNSYFICNDSLVIKKIFESIRQNNNQPNNYPKSILGGRYSIKSVRDMTTGYDSSTIDHKPVLSVSTSSQMITFYFDNGLIATLRTSGTEPKIKYYAELCSDPENSFNVNKLKSVLNEMVEGIIEEFLKPQENSLILRNN, from the exons ATGGATACAACATTCCTGCCAGAATATTTAGAATTACTGGTGAAAAATTGGCTTTCGTGGaatcaa TCACAACAATATGCTGCTGAATTAGCAGAAATACTCTTACAAAAAAatgtggaaaaaataaaaaatatgtttgatggTCGCCTGTCATTTGGAACAGCTGGCCTGAGAGCAGCAATGAGTCCTGGTTTTAAGCGGATGAATGATCTAGTGGTCGTACAATCTGCTCAAGGGCTTTTATATTACATGTTTAGTGTCTTTGGAGATTCATTAAAAACATCTGGTATTATTATTGGATATGACGGAAGATATAATAGTAGAAG atTTGCAGAATTGACATCACAAGTTTTCTTAAAACACTCTGTCAAAGTATATCTTATAAATGAAGTTTGTCCAACTCCATTTGTAGCTTTTGGGATAAAGTTATACAAATGTTGTGGTGGGGTAATGGTGACTGCGTCACATAATCCAAAAGAAGATAATGGTTATAAAGTATTCTGGAAAAATGGTGCTCAA ATCATCTCTCcggttgataaaaatattgaaaaaagtatAGCTGAACATTTAGAGCCTGAAGATGTTTGGAATACTGaagacatttataataataatttgttaataaatccATTAATCGATTTGCAGAAACATTACAACTGTTTTATTGACAAAATGTTGTTTCCCAATTTggataaaaagaaaacaaatataatttttacatatacaCCTATGCATGGTGTAGGCTATccttacataaaaaatgtatttgaaattgCAAAATTCAAT CCAGTGGTAGTTGTTGAGCAACAAAAAGATCCAAACCCAGAATTTCCAACTGTTCCATTTCCGAACCCAGAAGAAGGACAAAGTGCATTAAAATTGGCAATAGAAACAGCTGAAAACAATTGTAGTCGTATTATACTTGCTAATGATCCTGATGCCGACAGATTGGCTGTGGCTGAACATcc gaTAGGTAGCGAGGGTTGGAAAATATTTACTGGAAACGAACTTGGTGCTTTATTAGGGTGGTGGGTAATACattcatacaaaaaaatacacgGTATAACACATCCTAAATTGGTTGTACTATCAAGCACAGTGTCATCTGCAATACTTAAATCTATGGCTAAAATTGAAGGCATCAGATTTGAA GAAACACTCACTGGGTTCAAGTGGATGGGTAATAGAGCTGATCAGCTTTCTGCTGAAGGATATAACGTAATTTACGCTTTCGAAGAATCTATTGGATACATGTGCAGCAGCGAGGTTTTGGATAAAGATGGAATATCTGCTGCTGTTAAAATTTCAGAACTAGctatatatttagaaaaagaaaataatacactATCTTCAGctttagaatttatatataaaca ATATGGTTGGCATTTATCTGTAAACTCATATTTTATATGCAACGATAGCTTGGtgattaagaaaatatttgaatcgattagacaaaataataatcagcCAAACAat tatccAAAATCTATTCTTGGAGGACGATATTCAATCAAATCGGTTCGAGACATGACAACTGGATATGATTCCAGTACGATAGATCATAAACCAGTATTGTCTGTATCAACATCGTCTcaaatgataacattttattttgataatggtTTAATTGCTACATTACGAACAAGCGGAACAgagcctaaaataaaatattatgccgAATTATGCAGTGATCCTGAAAATTCTTT caatGTTAACAAATTGAAAAGTGTTTTGAATGAAATGGTTGAAGGAATAattgaagaatttttaaaaCCTCAAGAAAATTCTCTTATTTTACGGAATAACTAG
- the LOC132931851 gene encoding eukaryotic translation initiation factor 3 subunit K, whose amino-acid sequence MAEAMRQTVASLLQGIERYNPQHLSTLEHYVEVQSQENTYDLEANLAVLKIYQFHHDYNLDITVQIMLKAITNFPHSDFVLCKCLLNEKLCQEAPLSQVLFLADLLENCNFKEFWYNVHATPELYAKVNGFLDSVRKFVCHVIGITFQSIEKQFLMELLGGIDDAALKHWILKYNWKELDNKYVFVANQDENIKTKNITEKIDYENILGVMASCR is encoded by the exons ATGGCCGAAGCAATGAGACAAACGGTAGCGTCACTTTTGCAGGGCATCGAAAG ATACAATCCCCAACATTTGTCTACCCTTGAACACTACGTAGAAGTACAGTCTCAAGAGAACACGTACGATCTAGAAGCGAACCTTGCAGTTctcaaaatatatcaatttcatcATGATTATAATTTGGATATCACTGTACAAATCATGTTGAAGGCGATCACCAACTTTCCTCATTCTGATTTCGTGTTGTGCAAATGTCTGTTGAATGAAAAGTTG tgcCAAGAAGCTCCATTAAGTCAAGTATTGTTCTTGGCTGATCTATTGGAAAACTGCAACTTCAAGGAATTTTGGTATAACGTTCATGCCACGCCTGAACTGTATGCTAAAGTCAATGGGTTTTTAGATTCTGTGCGCAAGTTTGTGTGCCATGTGATTGGTATAACATTTCAAtctattgaaaaacaatttcttATGGAATTACTGGGAGGAATTGATG ATGCTGCTTTAAAACATTGGATACTAAAATACAATTGGAAGGAACTGGATAATAAATACGTGTTTGTAGCTAATCAAGACGAAAATatcaaaaccaaaaatattacgGAGAAAAttgattatgaaaatattttgggtGTTATGGCAAGTTGccgttaa
- the LOC132930820 gene encoding hexokinase type 2-like: MSDLRQSCKGHLNNLRTWRNHVRVRRLCRNFVLPNNKLREFMNRISSCIDEGLDKEKHSKATIKCWQTYVQDMPTGNESGKYLALDLGGSNFRVLDLELGENKYFKMNQKVYECSKELMNGSGTKLFDYIANCLNDFVDAEGLKDNTVLPLGFTFSFPMSQSSINKGDLVRWTKGYTCEGVVGQDVVELLTKSINNIPDLKINICAILNDTVGTLMSCAWLNPKTKIGLIIGTGCNCCYLEKVKNIKLFNGEQTKDEMIINLEWGAFGDNNELEDFHTKYDKSVDEISENRGQQIFEKMISGRYLGELLRLVLLEMIENELIFDGKKPSMLNAPQSLTSDVISLIENDPPGTYTATRKFLQGIGVVNPTDGDCMNVRYAAECISRRSAYLVAAGLTAILNKMNEKDVIIGVDGSVYRYHPFYHQLLVDKINELVNSGIKFGIMLSEDGSGRGAAILASAVCPQ; the protein is encoded by the exons ATGTCAGACTTGAGACAAAGTTGTAAAGGACATCTGAATAACTTAAGAACATGGAGGAATCATGTTAGAGTCAGACGTTTATGCAGAAACTTTGTATTGCCAAATAACAAACTACGAGAATTTATGAACCGAATTAGTTCCTGCATTGATGAAGGTCTCGATAAAGAAAAACATTCAAAAGCAACAATCAAATGTTGGCAAACATATGTCCAAGACATGCCTACTGGTAATGAAAGTGGAAAATACTTAGCTCTAGATTTGGGTGGTTCAAATTTTCGAGTACTCGATCTAGAATTAGGGGaaaataaatacttcaaaatgAATCAGAAGGTATATGAATGTTCTAAGGAGTTGATGAATGGATCAGGAACAAAATTGTTTGATTATATAGCTAATTGTTTGAATGATTTTGTGGACGCAGAAGGATTAAAGGACAATACCGTATTGCCTTTAGGTTTTACGTTTAGTTTCCCAATGTCACAATCAAGTATTAACAAAGGAGACCTTGTAAGATGGACAAAAGGTTATACATGTGAAGGTGTAGTTGGCCAAGATGTAGTAGAGCTGTTGACAAAGTCAATAAACAATATTCCagacttaaaaataaacatttgtgcAATTTTAAATGACACTGTGGGCACTTTGATGTCCTGTGCTTGGTTAAATCCGAAAACCAAAATAGGTTTGATTATTGGTACAGGCTGTAATTGTTGTTACTTAGAAAAA gtaaaaaatatCAAGCTGTTTAATGGCGAACAAACAAAAGATGAAATGATTATCAATCTTGAATGGGGTGCATTTGGAGATAATAATGAACTTGAAGATTTTCATACTAAATATGATAAATCTGTTGATGAAATTTCTGAAAATCGTGGGcaacaaatttttgaaaaaatgatatCTGGACGCTACCTTGGAGAATTGTTAAGATTAGTATTATTAGAAATGAttgaaaatgaattaatatttgatgGCAAAAAACCATCAATGCTTAATGCTCCTCAATCATTAACTAGTGATGTGATATCCCTAATTGAGAATGACCCACCTGGAACTTATACAGCCACTAGAAAGTTCCTTCAAGGAATTGGTGTGGTCAATCCTACAGATGGTGACTGTATGAATGTTAGATATGCAGCAGAGTGCATTTCGAGAAGATCTGCGTATTTAGTTGCTGCTGGACTAACAGCCATATTGAATAAGATGAATGAAAAAGATGTAATAATTGGAGTGGATGGATCAGTGTACAGATATCATCCGTTTTATCATCAGTTGCTAGTGGACAAGATAAATGAATTAGTTAATAGTGGTATAAAGTTTGGTATTATGCTTTCTGAAGACGGTAGTGGAAGAGGTGCAGCTATCCTAGCATCTGCAGTTtgtccacaataa
- the LOC132930813 gene encoding metaxin-2 gives MADFKTSSSILTKECLRTQICGEGEWPKNTVLYQPYETEQILLPDNSKCLSVKTFLKMAGLEFIVEARENAEYMSPHRGKVPFIKAGQFLVADFEPIVNFAQSKGYSLSTHLDEAQKWDLRVYMALVNNVLLNAEIYVAWNHELTYKELTKPRYSSVYPFPLNHWATYYKRREMLSHLDVLGWKKKSLDEVFKEVEKICESLSNFLADKKYFFGEKPTELDALVFGHLFSIITTPLLNNRFAATVRAYDNLVQLCVHIETEFYQSRIL, from the exons ATGGCAGATTTCAAAACGTCATCAAGTATATTAACAAAAGAATGTTTAAGAACACAAATCtgtg GTGAAGGTGAGTGGCCAAAAAATACAGTATTATACCAGCCCTATGAAACAGAACAAATCCTATTACCTGacaattcaaaatgtttatcagttaaaacatttttaaaaatggctGGATTGGAATTCATTGTGGAAGCAAGAGAAAATGCCGAATATATGTCACCACATCGAGGTAAAGTGCCTTTTATTAAAGCAGGCCAGTTTTTAGTTGCTGACTTTGAACCAATCGTCAATTTTGCCCAATCTAAA ggCTATTCTCTATCTACACATTTAGATGAAGCACAAAAGTGGGATCTTAGAGTTTATATGGCTCTAGTAAATAATGTTCTTTTAAATGCTGAG atttatgtaGCATGGAACCACGAGCTTACTTATAAAGAACTCACTAAGCCAAGATACAGTTCTGTTTATCCTTTTCCATTGAACCACTGGGCTACATATTATAAACGGCGTGAAATGTTATCACATTTAGATGTATTAGgttggaaaaaaaaatctttggaTGAAGTATTTAAGGAAGTGGAAAAAATATGCGAGTCATTGTCAAATTTTTTGGCAgacaagaaatatttttttggagaaaa gCCAACTGAATTAGATGCTTTAGTATTTGGtcatttattttccattataacGACACCACTATTAAACAATCGTTTTGCTGCAACTGTCAGAGCTTATGATAATCTAGTTCAGTTATGTGTACACATTGAAACAGAATTTTATCAGTCTAGAAttctatga
- the LOC132930796 gene encoding menin, with amino-acid sequence MSLKVFKEHAELFPIRDVPAVVDVFRRELEKKEPDLLLLSLVAGAIENTMTCVRPTTEEPVAATAETNFDFDQVPLRLPDVELHIVEALYTKFYSVIKSSVDPLHFGERDGHASRELVKRVSDVIWNTLTRSYYKDRAHLQSMYSYLTGSKLDCFGVAFAVVAACQILGYNDVHLALSEDHAWVVFGPDGSENAEVTWHGKGNEDKRGQKIKDSGPGHRSWLYVNGHPVVCNRHMEVSALVSSINPSINQSNDALEVATLQKHLLWLLYDEGHLSKFPLALGNLGDLEELNSTPGRPHCTALFEEAISAARIYYSDMFVYPYTYQGGYFYRHNMIKDAFASWANASQVISKYSFSKDDEELYKEMMDIAYELIPYSLKEMTCGKSRSILNNPQCYAYVLLIYDGLCLWEEDGTTPVLHIKWAKHFINSISKFDDSVRTRLIILEPKDSENDSGLIQDYHDNNMNNNNRLLPKEILNTIPGTDEETKSELHPGIEALTAACSERILNREFLLQGGGEPFVGSSDSLPTPTTTPQTPILETTIKDDESETKIVLKSKKMRSMKDLLIAKKLNTQAISLQMSAQSQGGKRHAPRDTAEPISRRSRRNNN; translated from the exons ATGTCCCTAAAGGTATTCAAAGAGCACGCCGAGTTGTTTCCAATCCGCGACGTACCCGCTGTAGTGGACGTGTTCCGCAGAGAACTGGAAAAAAAAGAACCCGACCTGTTGCTGCTGTCGCTGGTGGCTGGCGCCATCGAGAACACAATGACTTGCGTCCGACCGACCACCGAAGAGCCAGTCGCCGCGACGGCAGAAACAAACTTTGACTTTGATCAGGTACCACTGAGACTGCCCGACGTTGAATTGCACATTGTAGAAGCACTGTACACAAAATTCTACTCAGTCATCAAAAGCAGCGTTGACCCACTACATTTTGGTGAACGGGACGGACACGCCAGCCGAGAACTTGTGAAAAGGGTTTCTGATGTCATATGGAACACGCTGACTAGAAGTTACTATAAGGACAGAGCGCACTTGCAAAGCATGTATAGCTATTTGACCG gTTCAAAATTGGACTGTTTTGGTGTTGCGTTTGCTGTAGTAGCTGCTTGTCAAATACTTGGTTACAATGATGTTCATTTAGCTTTGTCTGAAGACCACGCATGGGTTGTATTTGGTCCAGATGGTAGTGAAAACGCAGAGGTTACATGGcatg gAAAGGGAAATGAAGATAAACGtggacaaaaaattaaagattcaGGACCCGGTCATAGATCGTGGCTATATGTTAATGGTCATCCTGTAGTTTGTAATAGGCATATGGAAGTATCAGCATTAGTTAGTTCTATTAACCCAAGTATTAATCAATCTAATGATGCTTTGGAAGTTGCTACTCTTCAAAAACATCTTTTGTGGCTTCTTTATGATGAAGGACACTTATCAAAATTTCCACTTgctttag GTAACTTGGGTGATCTGGAAGAGTTAAATTCAACACCTGGAAGACCTCATTGTACAGCCTTATTTGAAGAAGCTATATCAGCTGCTCGTATATACTATAGTGATATGTTTGTCTATCCATATACTTACCAAGGTGGATATTTCTACAGACACAATATGATTAAAGACGCTTTTGCAAGTTGGGCCAACGCTAGTCAAGTTATAAGCAA aTATAGTTTTAGTAAAGATGATGAAGAGTTATATAAAGAAATGATGGATATTGCTTATGAATTAATACCATACTCATTGAAAGAAATGACATGTGGCAAAAGTCGATCAATATTGAATAATCCACAATGTTATGcttatgtgttattaatttatgatggtCTTTGTCTTTGGGAAGAAGATGGAACCACGCcagtattacatattaaatgggcaaaacattttataaattctatttcTAAGTTTGATGATAGTGTGAGAACAAGACTTATCATATTAGAACCAAAA gATTCTGAAAATGATAGTGGTTTAATACAAGATTATCATGATaataacatgaataataataatcgtctaCTAcctaaagaaattttaaatactatacctGGTACAGACGAAGAAACTAAATCAGAACTCCATCCTGGCATTGAAGCACTAACTGCAGCTTGTAGTGAACGAATATTGAATCGAGAGTTCTTATTGCAAGGTGGTGGAGAACCTTTTGTAGGTAGTTCTGATTCATTACCTACTCCTACTACTACACCTCAAACACCTATTTTAGAAACAACAATAAAAGATGATGAATCTGAAACTAAAATTGTGTTGAAAAGTAAAAAGATGAGAAGTATGAAAGATCTACTAATtgcaaaaaaattgaatacacagGCAATTAGTCTACAAATGAGTGCTCAGTCACAAGGTGGAAAACGTCATGCACCTAGAGATACTGCAGAACCTATATCCAGGCGCAGTAGAAGAAATAACaactaa